A region from the Bacteroidota bacterium genome encodes:
- a CDS encoding DMT family transporter, with translation MRVVFLFNFAAIMFDAALSILFSVSILVFFRLLKTGSASTLQVITTNYLVAFFLGWSTSKGKLEHFPAAWPEWTGIAIILGMMFIGTFFLFALSSRKAGVALTAVASRMSVLIPVAGGILIFHEQAGLGRWIGLAIVFPAFYYTLYNNDNGIGFSLRQAALPLALLLGTGMNDLLMNLAIRKHTPVDISLMLAAIFGIAFIIGSTIMLYNTFVARQPFNPGLIPAGVLLGTINYASTYFLLRSMTQFDASVLFPVVNASIVVLAALTDFVFFRHQPGKHQLVGMVLAVISIILITGG, from the coding sequence TTGCGTGTGGTGTTCCTTTTTAACTTTGCCGCAATCATGTTCGATGCGGCCTTAAGTATACTGTTTTCGGTTTCCATCCTGGTTTTTTTTCGCTTGCTGAAAACCGGATCAGCCAGCACACTTCAGGTGATTACAACCAATTACCTTGTCGCATTTTTTCTGGGCTGGAGCACCAGCAAGGGCAAGCTGGAGCATTTCCCGGCTGCCTGGCCCGAATGGACAGGCATCGCCATCATTCTGGGCATGATGTTCATAGGCACTTTTTTCCTTTTTGCCCTATCATCGCGCAAGGCAGGCGTTGCCCTTACCGCAGTTGCCAGCCGAATGTCGGTGCTCATTCCCGTTGCCGGAGGCATCCTGATATTTCACGAACAAGCCGGATTGGGCCGTTGGATCGGTCTGGCCATCGTTTTTCCGGCCTTTTACTACACCTTATATAATAATGATAACGGAATTGGTTTTAGTCTCCGACAGGCCGCACTGCCCCTCGCCTTGTTGCTGGGCACAGGTATGAACGACCTGCTGATGAATCTGGCCATCCGAAAGCATACCCCGGTGGATATTTCCCTGATGCTGGCTGCCATTTTCGGAATAGCGTTTATAATTGGCTCCACCATAATGTTGTACAATACATTTGTTGCCAGGCAGCCTTTCAATCCTGGCCTAATTCCGGCCGGAGTCCTTCTTGGAACCATCAACTATGCCTCCACTTATTTTTTGCTCCGAAGCATGACTCAGTTTGATGCATCGGTACTTTTTCCCGTGGTCAATGCCAGTATTGTGGTGCTGGCAGCCCTGACCGACTTTGTCTTCTTCAGGCATCAACCGGGTAAGCATCAGCTTGTTGGGATGGTACTTGCAGTAATTTCGATCATACTGATCACTGGCGGATGA
- a CDS encoding DUF2807 domain-containing protein — protein MKKITATFFLAGLLTLLASGLFAQTTGNGKVIAETHDLPYFNAVDAGGAINLILVQADKNKIIIETDENLMPLVNFKVSNGTLRLTTSGIRKATRLDMTVFFNEMKLIELSGAVKAKTEGDLTSEHLTIKCSGATSAELSVSVVKLVSSLSGASKITLLGSADEHNIEMSGASRLIAGGLRTSSTTVNASGASDALIDARDFLKINTSGVAKVRYDKEPARIEQKAQSVAVPVPPTAPSRPSTDTVSVTVGNVKVRVIDGDSTVVELGDRKLVVNEKGNVSLKRTKRNKFNGHWSGLELGLNGYLIPDFSLNMPSSYLDLQMEKSIAVNLNFYEQNIPLNKSRTFGIVSGLGLTWNNYRFDNNVMLRNENREVKGYFIEGVGMNKSKLVNTYLTVPVYFELQTNTSRRKEKAHLALGVVGGWRFSSHTKLFFLEANKPYNLIDENGQPVQGTWVSPGATRRNIVKDYNSFQQNPFKLDASIRAGWGFVNLFANYSLTPMFIKDRGPELYPFAVGLTLTSF, from the coding sequence ATGAAAAAGATTACAGCTACTTTTTTTCTTGCGGGATTACTTACCCTTCTTGCATCGGGTCTATTCGCACAAACCACAGGCAATGGCAAGGTGATTGCCGAAACCCATGATTTGCCCTACTTTAACGCGGTGGATGCCGGTGGTGCCATCAATCTGATTCTGGTTCAGGCTGATAAGAATAAGATCATCATCGAAACCGACGAAAACCTGATGCCATTGGTCAATTTCAAGGTAAGCAATGGCACCCTGAGGCTCACGACCAGCGGCATACGAAAAGCCACCCGGCTCGACATGACGGTGTTTTTCAATGAGATGAAGCTGATTGAGCTGAGCGGTGCGGTGAAAGCAAAGACAGAGGGCGATCTCACATCCGAGCATCTGACCATCAAGTGCAGCGGGGCCACCTCGGCAGAGTTGTCGGTTTCTGTTGTTAAGCTGGTTTCCAGTCTGTCGGGTGCATCAAAAATTACCTTGCTTGGGAGCGCTGATGAGCATAACATCGAGATGAGCGGCGCTTCGCGACTCATTGCAGGTGGGCTTCGGACAAGCTCGACCACAGTGAATGCCTCCGGGGCCTCGGACGCATTAATAGATGCCAGGGACTTTTTGAAAATCAATACATCCGGAGTTGCCAAAGTGCGTTATGACAAAGAGCCTGCGCGCATCGAACAAAAAGCGCAATCCGTTGCTGTGCCGGTGCCGCCGACAGCTCCGTCCAGGCCTTCAACAGATACAGTGAGCGTTACAGTGGGTAATGTCAAAGTCAGAGTAATTGATGGCGACTCGACTGTGGTGGAGTTGGGCGACCGCAAACTGGTTGTGAACGAAAAGGGTAATGTTTCGCTCAAGCGGACAAAGCGCAACAAGTTCAACGGCCACTGGAGCGGCCTGGAGCTTGGTCTCAACGGCTACCTTATTCCCGACTTCAGCCTCAACATGCCTTCGAGCTACCTCGACCTGCAGATGGAGAAAAGCATAGCGGTGAACCTGAATTTTTACGAGCAGAACATTCCCCTCAATAAAAGCCGCACCTTTGGTATTGTCAGCGGATTAGGCCTGACCTGGAACAATTACCGGTTTGACAACAATGTGATGCTGCGCAACGAAAACCGGGAGGTGAAGGGCTACTTCATTGAAGGGGTAGGCATGAACAAAAGCAAACTGGTGAACACCTATCTCACCGTTCCGGTCTATTTCGAATTGCAGACCAACACCTCCAGGCGCAAAGAGAAAGCCCACCTTGCCCTGGGTGTGGTTGGGGGCTGGAGGTTCAGCTCACACACCAAGCTGTTTTTTCTTGAAGCCAACAAGCCCTACAACCTGATTGATGAAAACGGACAACCTGTTCAGGGTACATGGGTAAGTCCGGGAGCCACGCGCCGCAACATTGTGAAAGACTACAACAGTTTCCAGCAAAATCCTTTTAAGCTTGATGCCAGCATTCGTGCCGGGTGGGGATTTGTCAACCTGTTTGCAAATTATTCACTGACACCCATGTTTATCAAAGATCGCGGGCCGGAGCTGTATCCATTTGCCGTAGGTCTCACCCTAACCAGTTTCTGA